The Selenomonas sp. AB3002 genome contains a region encoding:
- a CDS encoding transposase gives MPRKKYTAEFKTKIVLSILQGDKEFNVICSENGLNPNMVRKWKQEFLQNAYLAFGADSERKAVQRKEDDLKKKNDQMLKTIGQLTLERDFLQDCFRQAGETIPRIPEYDPKG, from the coding sequence ATGCCAAGAAAAAAGTACACTGCTGAATTCAAGACCAAGATTGTTTTGTCAATTCTTCAAGGCGACAAGGAATTCAATGTCATCTGCTCTGAAAACGGCCTGAATCCAAACATGGTCAGAAAATGGAAGCAAGAATTCTTGCAGAATGCCTATCTCGCCTTTGGCGCAGACTCTGAGCGTAAGGCCGTTCAGAGGAAGGAGGACGACCTGAAGAAAAAGAATGACCAAATGCTAAAGACCATTGGTCAGCTTACGCTTGAACGCGACTTTCTTCAGGACTGCTTTCGCCAGGCTGGGGAGACCATCCCACGAATCCCGGAATATGATCCGAAAGGGTAA
- a CDS encoding CopG family transcriptional regulator — translation MAEKLLITKKNARGTDGYKVFSVRLKEDTVDEIGRLSDVTGRTRNELIGLLLDFALANSEVVTEK, via the coding sequence ATGGCAGAGAAATTATTGATTACCAAAAAGAACGCCAGAGGCACCGATGGCTACAAGGTTTTTTCGGTACGTTTGAAGGAAGATACGGTGGATGAAATAGGGCGACTTTCGGATGTCACGGGGAGGACTAGGAACGAGCTAATCGGCTTGCTACTTGACTTCGCGCTGGCTAACAGCGAGGTTGTCACTGAGAAATAA
- a CDS encoding flagellar hook-basal body complex protein gives MMRSLFSGVSGLKNHQTRMDVIGNNISNVNTTGFKSGRVNFVDTLNQTISAATGGTDNLGGTNPKQIGLGSSVSSIDTLFTDGSVQSTGKNTDLCLSGNALFVIKEGNQTYYTRNGAFEFDGDGNYVLPGSGFKVQGWNGTDGALDTSTAVTDINVQVGKSMAASATVMANYANNLNAAALTIASMDGGTAEGTLTASAADKVTLTINGVEYLATSGTFSTKETYTVSAAYTASATSMKVKDSDGNEQTITVDANTTAVAADTAVTSVTGGTSTDFTKTKASASNTVIINDGTNDYEITSGTFYSERTYTFSKAVASGDTTITLEDSEGNTQTVALKTPATSTTAASTAATYTGGTTVTPKTASITNPITMTMSDGTKISQTSGTFCEGESLPITTTLTIYDTLGNVHSLPVYFTKTAIDSTSGNSWTVSLATNGSGTVTLSEADGTTTTVTMSDTTVDFTTMGKYDTDATRNLGGRTSVLTLTNGSRGTQTVTLDFASLTQFAGNNTVNGTTDGYAAGTLESISIDTTGTIYGTYTNGVRQAEAQVAVAQFTNAAGLTKTGSSLYQASSNSGTPNVKTTTDLGVKITPSALELSNVDIANEFADMIITQRGFQSNSKMITVGDEMLETVINMKR, from the coding sequence ATGATGCGCTCACTGTTTTCCGGCGTTTCCGGCCTTAAGAACCACCAGACCCGCATGGATGTCATAGGCAACAACATTTCAAACGTGAACACCACCGGCTTCAAGTCAGGCCGGGTGAACTTTGTGGACACCCTGAATCAGACCATCAGTGCGGCTACTGGTGGTACTGACAACCTGGGTGGCACCAACCCCAAGCAAATCGGCCTCGGTTCCTCTGTCAGCAGCATTGATACCCTCTTCACCGATGGCTCCGTGCAATCCACGGGCAAGAATACTGACCTCTGTCTCTCTGGCAACGCCCTTTTCGTAATCAAGGAAGGCAACCAGACTTACTACACCCGCAACGGCGCTTTCGAGTTTGACGGGGACGGCAACTATGTGCTGCCGGGCAGCGGCTTCAAGGTACAAGGTTGGAACGGGACAGACGGTGCTCTCGACACCAGCACTGCGGTAACTGATATCAATGTGCAGGTAGGAAAGAGCATGGCAGCTTCCGCTACCGTCATGGCCAATTATGCCAACAACCTTAACGCAGCTGCACTTACCATTGCCTCCATGGATGGCGGTACAGCAGAAGGCACACTTACAGCTTCCGCCGCCGATAAAGTCACCCTTACCATAAACGGTGTCGAATATCTTGCTACTTCTGGAACTTTTTCTACCAAAGAAACGTATACTGTATCAGCGGCATATACTGCTAGTGCCACATCTATGAAAGTCAAGGATTCAGATGGCAATGAACAAACTATTACCGTTGATGCCAATACGACTGCTGTTGCTGCCGATACGGCTGTTACTTCTGTCACAGGCGGCACCTCTACTGACTTCACAAAAACCAAGGCTTCAGCTAGCAATACAGTCATCATAAATGACGGCACCAACGACTATGAGATTACCAGCGGTACTTTCTATAGCGAAAGAACCTACACCTTCTCCAAGGCAGTAGCCTCCGGTGACACCACAATTACCTTGGAAGATTCTGAAGGGAATACGCAGACCGTAGCCCTTAAAACGCCCGCTACCAGTACTACAGCTGCCAGTACTGCTGCAACCTATACTGGCGGCACTACTGTTACTCCCAAAACTGCCAGCATAACTAACCCCATTACTATGACGATGAGTGACGGCACCAAGATAAGCCAGACCAGCGGCACCTTCTGTGAGGGTGAGAGTCTTCCTATCACTACTACTTTAACCATCTATGATACTTTGGGCAACGTGCATAGTCTGCCTGTATATTTCACAAAAACAGCTATTGACAGCACCAGCGGTAACTCTTGGACTGTATCCCTTGCTACAAACGGAAGCGGCACTGTAACCCTTTCCGAAGCCGATGGAACTACCACGACTGTGACTATGTCAGATACGACAGTAGATTTCACTACAATGGGCAAATATGATACCGACGCCACCAGAAATCTCGGCGGCAGAACCAGCGTCCTTACCCTTACCAATGGTTCACGCGGCACGCAGACTGTAACCCTTGATTTCGCTTCCCTCACCCAGTTCGCTGGCAACAACACCGTCAACGGCACCACTGATGGTTATGCCGCTGGTACGCTGGAGAGCATCTCCATTGACACCACCGGCACCATCTACGGCACCTATACCAACGGTGTCCGGCAGGCAGAGGCTCAGGTAGCTGTGGCTCAGTTCACCAATGCCGCAGGCCTCACCAAGACCGGCAGTTCCCTCTATCAGGCCTCCAGCAACTCCGGTACCCCCAATGTGAAAACCACTACCGACTTAGGCGTAAAGATTACGCCGTCTGCTCTGGAACTCTCCAACGTGGATATCGCCAACGAATTCGCAGACATGATCATCACCCAGCGCGGCTTCCAGTCCAACTCCAAGATGATTACCGTAGGCGACGAAATGCTTGAGACCGTCATCAATATGAAGAGATAA
- a CDS encoding PaaI family thioesterase produces MIEEQNLTERQRQIIRFFHQNTFADHMNVEVVPEEGGSVHLELVVEEYHTNLYNIVHGGVLMTLADTAMGAACLELGKKVVTMQLGTEFLHSVPLTERIITKAKVLHDGRRTMACECEMLSREGKLFAKAHGTFYVLGQLEE; encoded by the coding sequence ATGATCGAAGAACAGAATTTAACCGAACGCCAGCGCCAGATTATCCGCTTTTTCCATCAGAATACCTTTGCTGACCACATGAACGTGGAGGTGGTGCCAGAAGAAGGAGGCAGCGTCCATCTGGAACTGGTGGTGGAGGAATACCATACTAATCTCTACAATATCGTCCATGGCGGAGTGCTCATGACCCTGGCAGATACCGCCATGGGGGCGGCCTGCCTGGAACTGGGCAAGAAGGTGGTCACCATGCAGCTGGGGACAGAGTTCCTGCACTCGGTGCCGCTCACGGAGCGGATCATCACCAAGGCGAAGGTGCTTCACGATGGACGCCGCACTATGGCCTGCGAGTGCGAAATGCTGAGCCGGGAAGGCAAGCTCTTTGCCAAAGCTCATGGAACTTTCTACGTTTTGGGACAACTTGAAGAATAA
- a CDS encoding DedA family protein, with protein sequence MESFSGVFLQFIADWGYVAVAVLMAAENACIPIPSELILGFAGFMIFSGDMTFIGALNAGMIGGIVGSVFAYAVGHKGGRSFVDKYGKYFFVKKSHVDIAQNWFDKYGLKAVFFSRMLPVVRTFISLPAGFAHVDFKRFIIYTIAGSLPWTALILFAGMMLGKSWEVMLAVGHQASLVFVGVCAVVIGVLYLRHRKAQARTKAQVE encoded by the coding sequence ATGGAGAGCTTTTCCGGGGTATTCCTGCAGTTCATTGCTGACTGGGGCTATGTGGCAGTGGCAGTGCTGATGGCAGCTGAGAACGCCTGCATTCCCATTCCCAGCGAGCTGATCCTGGGCTTTGCTGGTTTTATGATCTTTTCCGGAGATATGACTTTTATTGGTGCTTTGAACGCCGGCATGATTGGCGGCATCGTGGGCTCGGTCTTTGCCTATGCCGTGGGGCATAAGGGCGGCCGCAGCTTCGTAGATAAATACGGCAAGTATTTCTTCGTGAAGAAGAGCCATGTGGATATTGCCCAGAACTGGTTTGACAAATATGGCCTGAAGGCTGTGTTCTTCAGCCGCATGTTGCCTGTGGTGCGCACTTTCATCTCCCTGCCTGCAGGCTTTGCCCATGTGGACTTCAAGCGCTTCATCATCTACACCATCGCCGGCAGCCTGCCCTGGACGGCCCTCATTCTTTTTGCAGGCATGATGCTGGGCAAGAGCTGGGAGGTCATGCTGGCTGTGGGCCATCAGGCCAGCCTTGTCTTTGTAGGCGTGTGCGCAGTGGTGATTGGTGTGCTGTATTTGCGTCACCGCAAAGCGCAGGCACGAACGAAAGCACAGGTCGAATAA
- the rpsR gene encoding 30S ribosomal protein S18: protein MRRDRGRRPRRKVCSFCVDKVEHIDYKDVAKLRRFVTERGKILPRRISGNCAKHQRQVTVAIKRARNIALLPFTAE from the coding sequence ATGAGAAGAGACAGAGGCAGAAGGCCCCGCAGGAAAGTTTGCTCTTTCTGCGTGGACAAGGTCGAGCATATCGACTATAAGGATGTAGCTAAGCTCCGCCGTTTCGTGACTGAGCGCGGCAAGATCCTGCCCCGCCGTATTTCCGGCAACTGCGCAAAGCATCAGCGTCAGGTGACCGTGGCTATCAAGCGTGCACGCAACATTGCACTGCTGCCCTTCACCGCTGAGTAA
- a CDS encoding single-stranded DNA-binding protein: MNKVVLIGRLTRDPELRYTQSGKAFATFTLAVDRRFRRQAEQNGQPTADFIPCMAWDKLAEIIGNNLAKGRRVGVEGRLQTRTYEAQDGSKRSAFDVVLDELEFLDPKGSAPQGGFGQGYGAPAPQAQQAPADNFGPNISDEEIPF, encoded by the coding sequence ATGAACAAAGTTGTGCTTATTGGCCGCCTGACGCGTGATCCGGAACTGCGCTATACTCAGTCCGGCAAGGCGTTTGCGACCTTTACTCTTGCAGTAGACCGCCGCTTCCGCAGACAAGCGGAGCAGAACGGCCAGCCCACCGCTGACTTCATCCCCTGCATGGCATGGGATAAGCTGGCGGAGATAATTGGCAACAACCTTGCCAAGGGCCGCCGTGTAGGCGTGGAGGGTCGTCTTCAGACCCGTACCTATGAGGCTCAGGATGGTTCCAAGCGCAGCGCCTTTGATGTGGTGCTGGACGAGCTGGAATTCCTTGATCCCAAGGGCTCTGCACCGCAGGGTGGGTTCGGCCAGGGCTACGGCGCCCCGGCACCTCAGGCACAGCAGGCACCGGCCGATAATTTCGGCCCCAATATCTCTGACGAGGAAATCCCATTTTAA
- the rpsF gene encoding 30S ribosomal protein S6, whose protein sequence is MRKYEIIFIVKPMEEEATNAVIEKFSNLIKKNGGTIENEDRWGKKRLAYEIKDCAEGFYCLFNVACEPAVVAECDRVMKITDELLKHMIVKSDEE, encoded by the coding sequence GTGAGAAAGTACGAGATCATATTCATCGTTAAGCCGATGGAGGAGGAAGCTACCAACGCTGTCATCGAGAAGTTCTCGAACCTCATCAAGAAAAACGGCGGTACGATCGAAAATGAAGATCGCTGGGGCAAGAAGCGTCTTGCCTATGAGATCAAGGATTGCGCTGAAGGCTTTTACTGCCTGTTCAACGTTGCGTGCGAGCCTGCCGTTGTGGCTGAGTGCGACCGCGTGATGAAGATTACGGACGAGCTCCTCAAGCACATGATCGTCAAATCCGACGAAGAGTAA
- a CDS encoding DASS family sodium-coupled anion symporter, whose product MNLDKRQSEADAVKKAEEAFDRKRRTIGLFGAPILAVLVFMTPIAGLTLEAHKLLAIMVLVALWWITEPVPIPVTSLIGPTLAVITGVVPVGTAFAAFANSMIFLFMGGFILAKAMMTHGLDKRFAYWLLSREWVGSNPKRIFLAVGLAAALCSGWVSNTATAAMMFPICLGLLTSIKEMFAANGREIHLHEYKYATGLMLMTAYSCSIGGVLTPIGTPPNLIMLGFLDTMCDIHVSFFQWMTWGLIAMVVYFAIAYVVLSHLFPADVTRIEGADVFIKTKRDELGSWTRAQKNTLLAFIVAVTLWVLPGFMSIAFGSTDPMLKMYNLLFPEAIAAMAGALLLFLLPVNFKERQFTLKWSEAMQGIEWGTLILFGGGLAMGGMMYKTGLSQWVGDLIVSSMGGAPSEVAMVAIFSVMALLLSELTSHTAATNMIGPLAITAALSAGISPIPVSVGIALSASLGFMLPVSTPPNAIVYASGYIPITKMIKTGVYIDFIGIACVTIPLAIYFVNWITG is encoded by the coding sequence ATGAACTTGGACAAGCGACAAAGCGAAGCAGATGCTGTCAAAAAGGCCGAAGAGGCCTTTGACCGCAAACGGCGCACCATAGGTCTTTTCGGTGCTCCCATCCTGGCTGTGCTGGTTTTCATGACTCCCATTGCCGGACTTACCTTGGAAGCTCACAAGCTTTTAGCCATCATGGTATTGGTAGCTCTCTGGTGGATCACGGAGCCCGTGCCAATACCGGTGACCTCCCTTATCGGTCCCACCCTGGCGGTCATTACTGGTGTGGTGCCCGTGGGCACGGCCTTTGCAGCCTTCGCCAACTCCATGATTTTCCTCTTCATGGGCGGCTTTATCCTGGCCAAGGCCATGATGACCCACGGCCTTGATAAGCGCTTTGCCTACTGGCTGTTGTCCCGTGAGTGGGTGGGCTCCAATCCCAAAAGGATTTTCCTGGCGGTAGGCCTGGCAGCAGCCCTGTGCTCCGGCTGGGTCAGCAACACTGCCACCGCCGCCATGATGTTCCCCATCTGCCTTGGACTTTTGACTTCTATAAAAGAAATGTTTGCTGCCAATGGCAGGGAAATCCATCTCCACGAGTACAAGTACGCCACCGGCCTCATGCTGATGACGGCCTACTCCTGCTCCATCGGCGGCGTACTGACCCCCATTGGCACTCCTCCGAACCTTATCATGCTGGGTTTCCTGGATACCATGTGCGACATCCATGTATCCTTCTTCCAGTGGATGACCTGGGGCCTCATTGCCATGGTAGTTTATTTCGCCATTGCCTATGTGGTGCTTTCCCATTTGTTCCCTGCTGATGTCACCCGCATCGAGGGGGCAGATGTCTTTATCAAGACCAAGCGGGACGAACTGGGAAGCTGGACCCGTGCCCAGAAGAACACTCTGCTGGCCTTCATCGTGGCAGTGACGCTCTGGGTGCTGCCGGGCTTCATGTCCATTGCTTTTGGCAGCACAGACCCCATGCTGAAAATGTATAACCTCCTCTTCCCCGAGGCCATCGCAGCCATGGCTGGCGCCCTTCTGCTCTTCCTCCTGCCAGTGAATTTCAAGGAGCGTCAGTTCACCCTGAAATGGTCCGAGGCCATGCAGGGCATCGAGTGGGGCACTCTGATTCTCTTTGGCGGCGGTCTTGCCATGGGCGGCATGATGTACAAGACGGGCCTTTCCCAGTGGGTGGGCGACCTCATTGTCAGCTCCATGGGCGGGGCACCCTCTGAGGTGGCCATGGTGGCCATTTTCTCAGTCATGGCGCTCTTGCTCTCCGAGCTCACCAGCCATACGGCGGCTACCAATATGATTGGGCCCCTGGCCATCACGGCAGCCCTTTCCGCAGGCATCAGCCCCATACCCGTGTCTGTGGGCATTGCCCTGTCGGCTTCACTTGGGTTTATGCTGCCGGTGTCCACACCGCCTAATGCCATTGTGTATGCGTCGGGGTATATTCCTATTACGAAGATGATAAAGACTGGCGTCTATATCGACTTTATAGGGATTGCGTGCGTGACCATTCCTCTTGCCATCTACTTTGTTAACTGGATAACAGGTTAA
- a CDS encoding phospho-sugar mutase — MYQDEYKRWLEADLIDCDLGKELRDIQGDDEAIKERFAASLQFGTAGLRGTLGAGTNRMNIWVVRQATQGVADWVKGEGGTQTVAISYDTRLKGWTFAKEAAGVLAANGISVRIYDEPMPVPALSFATRFYKANAGIMVTASHNPAKYNGYKAYGPDGCQMTDDAADVVYNAIQKTDVLTGAKYMSFAEGVEKGLIKFVGEDCKDGLYENIEACQVRPGLCKTAGLKLVYSPLNGTGLVPVTRVLRDIGIDDVTIVPEQEYPNGYFTTCSYPNPEILAAMEKGVELAKQVGADLMLATDPDADRVGIAMKCPDGSYELVSGNEMGVLLLDYICAGRQEKGTMPKDPVAVKSIVSTPLADAVAKHYGVELRHTLTGFKWIGDQILQLEGKGEENRFIFGFEESYGYLAGPYVRDKDAVVASMLICEMAAYYRSKGSSIKARLEEIYSQYGRYLNKVDSFEFPGLSGMDKMKGMMENLRKDPIKELAGKKVAKVIDYLDTAATGLPKSNVLTYELEDGSSVIIRPSGTEPKIKAYYTTKGKDLAEAEAAKEALAAAVKPYLS, encoded by the coding sequence ATGTATCAGGACGAATACAAGCGCTGGCTTGAGGCGGATCTCATTGACTGTGACTTGGGAAAAGAACTGAGGGACATTCAGGGGGACGATGAGGCCATCAAGGAGCGTTTTGCTGCTTCCCTGCAGTTCGGTACTGCAGGTCTGCGCGGCACTCTCGGTGCCGGCACCAACCGCATGAACATCTGGGTGGTGCGACAGGCTACCCAGGGTGTGGCTGACTGGGTGAAAGGCGAGGGCGGCACTCAGACGGTAGCTATCAGCTACGATACCCGCCTCAAGGGCTGGACTTTTGCCAAGGAGGCCGCAGGCGTGCTGGCTGCCAATGGCATAAGTGTCCGCATCTACGATGAGCCCATGCCGGTACCTGCCCTGTCCTTTGCCACCCGCTTCTACAAGGCAAATGCAGGCATCATGGTCACCGCCAGCCACAATCCGGCCAAGTACAACGGTTACAAGGCCTACGGCCCGGACGGTTGCCAGATGACGGATGATGCTGCCGATGTGGTTTACAATGCCATCCAGAAGACGGATGTGCTCACCGGGGCAAAGTACATGTCCTTTGCTGAGGGCGTGGAAAAAGGCCTGATCAAGTTTGTGGGCGAGGACTGCAAGGACGGCCTCTATGAGAATATCGAGGCTTGCCAGGTGCGCCCGGGCCTTTGCAAGACTGCTGGCCTGAAACTGGTTTATTCCCCGCTGAACGGCACCGGCCTGGTGCCTGTGACCCGGGTGCTGCGTGACATCGGCATTGACGATGTGACCATCGTGCCGGAGCAGGAGTATCCCAACGGCTACTTCACCACCTGTTCCTATCCGAATCCTGAGATCCTGGCTGCCATGGAAAAGGGCGTGGAGCTGGCCAAGCAGGTGGGGGCAGATTTGATGCTGGCCACCGACCCGGATGCTGACCGTGTGGGCATCGCCATGAAGTGCCCGGATGGCTCCTATGAGCTGGTGTCCGGCAATGAGATGGGCGTGCTGCTCCTTGACTATATCTGCGCCGGCCGTCAGGAAAAGGGCACCATGCCCAAGGACCCTGTGGCTGTGAAGTCCATCGTTTCCACCCCGCTGGCTGATGCCGTGGCCAAGCACTATGGCGTAGAGCTTCGCCATACGCTGACCGGCTTCAAGTGGATTGGCGACCAGATCCTCCAGCTGGAGGGCAAGGGCGAGGAGAACCGCTTCATCTTCGGTTTCGAGGAAAGCTACGGCTATCTGGCCGGCCCCTACGTCCGTGACAAGGATGCCGTAGTAGCTTCCATGCTGATTTGCGAGATGGCAGCTTACTACAGGAGCAAGGGTTCTTCGATCAAGGCCCGCCTGGAGGAAATCTACAGCCAGTACGGCCGTTACCTGAACAAGGTAGACAGCTTCGAGTTCCCGGGCCTGTCCGGCATGGACAAGATGAAGGGCATGATGGAGAACCTGCGCAAGGATCCCATCAAGGAACTTGCTGGCAAGAAGGTCGCGAAGGTCATTGACTACCTGGACACCGCTGCCACCGGCCTGCCTAAGTCCAATGTGCTGACTTATGAGCTGGAGGATGGGTCCAGCGTGATTATCCGTCCTTCCGGGACGGAGCCGAAGATCAAGGCTTATTATACTACCAAGGGGAAGGATCTGGCGGAAGCTGAGGCTGCTAAGGAAGCGTTGGCTGCTGCTGTTAAGCCGTATCTGTCATAA
- a CDS encoding MATE family efflux transporter has translation MSASTKNLTEGEPWRLILFFTLPLIAGNIFQQLYGFVDTLIVGRILGVEALAAVGCTGPLLFLIMGFAMGTTSGLSIYTGQRFGAKDEKGVRQSAAACLLLTLAIAIVMTVLAYGLCHQLLVWMETPPEIMDNAYAFISIIFGWLVVPFFLLMITNMVRALGDSRMPTVILAFALTCNIILEPVFIMFFDWGVPGAAWAVIAAQSLGVAASILYICKKVPALHIQREDWHLTKEILWGHLRIGLPMGFQTSIIAIGAVILQVALNNLGPVAVASYAASQKVDSLALMPMMSFGMAMAAYTAQNYGARKFHRISEGVKKCVYMSVGFAIVMGIINALFGPWLVGMFVTEEAEQVVEYGSMYLLIQGSCYWVLALLFIFRSVLQGIGQSVVPTFAGIMELLMRAGAALILCEMWGYLGACWASPLAWIGSALPLMIAFYFTRKSFIRKGMREMA, from the coding sequence ATGAGTGCAAGTACGAAGAATCTCACAGAGGGTGAGCCCTGGCGGCTCATTCTCTTTTTTACTCTCCCCCTGATTGCGGGGAATATTTTCCAGCAGCTATACGGCTTTGTGGATACCCTCATCGTGGGGCGCATCCTGGGGGTGGAGGCCCTGGCGGCGGTGGGCTGTACGGGGCCACTGCTGTTCCTGATTATGGGCTTTGCCATGGGTACCACTTCGGGGCTGTCTATCTATACGGGGCAGCGCTTCGGAGCAAAAGACGAGAAGGGGGTGCGCCAGAGCGCGGCGGCCTGCCTGTTGCTGACTCTGGCTATTGCCATAGTGATGACGGTGCTGGCCTACGGTCTCTGTCATCAGCTGCTAGTCTGGATGGAAACGCCGCCGGAAATCATGGACAATGCTTACGCCTTCATCAGCATCATCTTTGGCTGGCTGGTGGTGCCCTTCTTCCTGCTGATGATTACCAATATGGTGCGGGCCCTGGGGGACAGCCGTATGCCTACGGTAATCCTGGCCTTTGCCCTGACCTGCAATATCATCCTGGAACCTGTCTTCATCATGTTCTTCGACTGGGGGGTGCCCGGAGCGGCCTGGGCGGTGATTGCTGCCCAGAGCCTGGGCGTGGCGGCGTCAATACTCTACATCTGCAAGAAGGTGCCTGCCCTGCACATCCAGAGGGAGGACTGGCATCTGACCAAGGAAATCCTCTGGGGGCATCTGCGCATCGGCCTGCCCATGGGCTTCCAGACTTCCATCATCGCCATCGGTGCAGTCATCCTGCAGGTGGCGCTGAACAATCTGGGGCCGGTGGCGGTAGCTTCCTATGCCGCCTCCCAGAAGGTTGACTCCCTGGCCCTTATGCCCATGATGTCCTTCGGCATGGCCATGGCGGCCTACACTGCCCAGAACTACGGGGCGCGGAAGTTCCACCGCATCAGCGAGGGCGTGAAGAAATGCGTCTATATGTCCGTGGGCTTTGCCATTGTGATGGGCATCATCAATGCCCTTTTCGGTCCCTGGCTGGTGGGGATGTTCGTCACGGAAGAGGCGGAGCAGGTGGTTGAGTACGGCAGCATGTACCTGCTGATCCAGGGCTCCTGCTACTGGGTGCTGGCTCTCCTCTTCATCTTCCGCAGTGTCCTGCAGGGCATAGGCCAGAGCGTGGTGCCTACCTTCGCTGGCATCATGGAGCTCCTGATGCGCGCCGGTGCCGCCCTGATACTTTGCGAGATGTGGGGTTATCTGGGAGCCTGCTGGGCCAGCCCTTTGGCCTGGATTGGTTCGGCGCTGCCCCTGATGATTGCCTTTTACTTCACCAGGAAGTCTTTCATCAGGAAAGGCATGCGGGAAATGGCGTGA
- a CDS encoding YdcF family protein, with the protein MVYLLKFGASFILPPGIFIVFLFFYSIHLWKHSASGGGIYGWQRPTLRKKVAAMLMAFTIIFYLFCTPWMAEKAMGWLEGEYQPPKKATGDVVIMLGGGAYADTPDVSGQGTLCAAPSARLLTAVRLQRQLDVPILLSGGQVYEDTGAEAKIAKRILMDLGVPEEKILVEDQSLNTTQNARYSAQIMQEKGLKNPVLVTSAFHMKRAMLNFQKQGYEPVPFPSDYRTGKKHVFHYVKLRPSVDAMYDNAVVLQETLRTLVTRYFE; encoded by the coding sequence ATGGTATATTTGCTCAAATTCGGCGCGAGTTTCATTCTGCCGCCGGGCATTTTCATAGTCTTTCTCTTTTTCTACAGCATTCATCTTTGGAAGCATTCCGCCAGTGGCGGCGGCATTTACGGCTGGCAGAGGCCTACGCTCAGAAAGAAGGTGGCTGCCATGCTGATGGCCTTCACGATTATTTTCTATTTGTTCTGCACGCCCTGGATGGCGGAAAAGGCCATGGGTTGGCTGGAAGGGGAGTATCAGCCGCCCAAGAAAGCCACGGGTGATGTGGTCATCATGCTGGGGGGCGGTGCCTATGCGGATACCCCGGATGTGAGCGGCCAGGGCACCCTCTGCGCCGCACCTTCGGCGCGGCTCCTGACGGCGGTGCGGCTCCAGCGGCAGCTGGATGTGCCTATCCTCCTTTCCGGCGGGCAGGTCTATGAGGATACGGGGGCTGAGGCAAAGATTGCCAAGCGCATCCTGATGGATCTGGGGGTGCCGGAGGAGAAAATCCTGGTGGAGGACCAGAGCCTCAATACCACCCAGAATGCCCGCTACTCTGCCCAGATCATGCAGGAAAAGGGGCTGAAAAATCCCGTGCTGGTGACTTCTGCCTTCCATATGAAGCGGGCTATGCTGAATTTCCAGAAGCAGGGCTATGAACCTGTGCCCTTCCCATCTGATTACCGCACGGGTAAGAAACACGTCTTCCACTACGTGAAGCTGCGTCCTTCCGTGGATGCCATGTATGACAATGCGGTGGTCCTGCAGGAGACTTTGCGGACTCTTGTGACGAGGTATTTTGAATGA
- a CDS encoding cupin domain-containing protein, giving the protein MAFIEAKPVQATEKAGGKGTITIVHLLGQEELDGKCAMFSKVIIPPLCSIGVHEHKGNTEAYHILSGKAVYNDNGTEKEIGAGTTTFCPEGEKHGIANASSTEDLVFTALIINK; this is encoded by the coding sequence ATGGCATTTATTGAAGCAAAACCCGTACAGGCTACAGAAAAAGCCGGCGGCAAGGGCACCATCACCATCGTTCATCTGCTGGGTCAGGAGGAACTTGACGGCAAGTGCGCCATGTTCTCCAAGGTCATCATCCCGCCCCTCTGCTCCATCGGGGTACATGAGCATAAAGGGAATACAGAGGCCTATCATATCCTCTCCGGCAAGGCCGTATACAATGACAATGGCACGGAGAAAGAGATTGGGGCAGGGACTACCACTTTCTGCCCCGAAGGGGAGAAGCACGGGATTGCCAATGCATCCAGCACGGAAGACCTTGTCTTCACTGCGTTGATTATTAACAAGTAA